The Cucumis melo cultivar AY chromosome 5, USDA_Cmelo_AY_1.0, whole genome shotgun sequence genome has a segment encoding these proteins:
- the LOC103492062 gene encoding protein BONZAI 3, producing MGGCFSDVKGGQAAVGGGRRSAGNAVTDSSGGGQNDAVDFYFRSHGLQGLFTQVELSLSASKLLDRDITSKSDPMVVVYTKKNGVLQEIGRTEVILNNLNPQWIEKVSVAFHFETVQPLIFRVYDIDTKYCNIPVKTIKLSDQDFLGEASCVLSEIITKQSRSLTLCLKDGHGGSRNLGGSLTVRAEETIASRSVVEIVLRCSHLDNKDVFSKSDPFLRISRVVETGGSIPICKTEVVKDNLYPVWRPLFLSMQKFGDKDNPLVIECFNFNSNGNHELIGKLQKSMGDLEKLYREKSGANFVIPSSHGGYEKVLKGQLFVDHFVEKTQFSFIDYISSGFQLNFMVAVDFTASNGDPYSPDSLHYIDRSGRLNSYQQAIKEVGEVIQFYNTDCRFPAWGFGARTRDGNISHCFNLSTAPTQPEVEGVEGIMRAYANALHNVSLAGPTLFGQVINKAAEIAAHSLFANINKYFVLLIITDGVLTDLQETTEALVRASDLPLSILIVGVGGAIFKQMEVLDADNGHRLESSTGRVATRDIVQFVSMREVHSGEISLVEALLEELPEQFLSYMRNRDIKPATTTPLHLAQPYASTSMQN from the exons ATGGGAGGTTGTTTTTCTGATGTGAAAGGAGGACAGGCGGCGGTAGGAGGAGGACGGCGGAGCGCCGGTAACGCCGTGACGGACAGCAGTGGCGGTGGACAGAACGACGCCGTTGATTTCTACTTCCGATCCCATGGTCTTCAGGGTTTGTTCACCCAAGTTGAG CTTTCTCTGTCAGCATCAAAATTGCTTGATCGTGATATTACTTCAAAG AGTGATCCAATGGTGGTTGTGTACACAAAAAAGAATGGAGTACTCCAAGAGATAGGTAGGACTGAAGTTATTTTGAATAACCTAAATCCACAGTGGATAGAGAAAGTTTCAGTTGCATTCCATTTTGAGACTGTGCAGCCATTGAT ATTTCGTGTATATGACATTGATACCAAATACTGCAATATCCCTGTGAAG ACAATTAAATTGAGTGACCAAGATTTTCTAGGAGAAGCTAGTTGTGTTCTTTCAGAG ATAATAACCAAACAGAGTCGTAGTTTAACTCTATGTCTGAAAGATGGGCATGGAGGTTCAAGAAACTTGGGTGGGTCTCTCACTGTTCGAGCAGAGGAAACAATTGCTTCAAGAAGTGTCGTCGAAATAGTACTCCGTTGTTCTCATCTTGACAATAAAGATGTGTTTTCTAAAAGC GATCCTTTCTTGAGAATATCTAGAGTTGTTGAAACTGGAGGCTCAATTCCAATCTGTAAAACTGAAGTGGTTAAAGATAATCTTTATCCTGTTTGGAGACCTTTATTCTTGAGCATGCAGAAGTTTGGTGACAAG GATAACCCATTGGTCATTGAGTGCTTTAATTTCAATAGCAATGGCAATCATGAATTAATTGG TAAGCTCCAGAAATCGATGGGTGATCTTGAAAAGCTTTACCGAGAAAAAAGTGGTGCAAATTTTGTTATTCCATCTTCTCATGGTGGCTATGAGAAG GTTCTGAAAGGTCAGCTGTTTGTAGATCACTTCGTTGAGAAAACACAATTCAGCTTTATTGATTACATTTCCAGTGGATTTCAGCTTAATTTTATGGTCGCTGTTGATTTTACAG CTTCTAATGGAGATCCCTACAGTCCAGATTCGTTGCATTACATTGACCGTAGTGGACGTTTGAATAGTTACCAGCAG GCCATAAAGGAAGTAGGGGAGGTAATTCAATTTTACAACACTGATTGTCGGTTTCCAGCTTGGGGCTTTGGCGCAAGAACACGGGATGGCAACATTTCGCATTGTTTCAACTTGAGTACAGCTCCAACTCAACCCGAG GTGGAAGGAGTGGAAGGTATAATGAGAGCATATGCAAATGCTCTTCACAATGTTTCATTGGCTGGACCTACTTTATTTGGTCAAGTGATCAATAAGGCTGCAGAAATTGCCGCCCACTCTCTATTTGCCAACATAAACAAGTACTTTGTGCTGCTGATTATTACG GATGGAGTCTTAACTGATCTTCAAGAAACAACGGAAGCTTTGGTGAGGGCATCTGATCTTCCACTGTCAATTCTTATAGTTGGAGTTGGAGGGGCAATTTTTAAACAAATGGAG GTTCTTGATGCGGATAACGGACACCGATTGGAGAGTTCTACAGGTCGTGTAGCTACAAGGGATATTGTACAATTTGTTTCAATGCGAGAAGTACATA GTGGAGAGATATCTTTAGTTGAAGCACTTTTGGAGGAGTTGCCTGAACAGTTTTTGAGTTACATGCGCAATAGAGATATCAAACCCGCCACTACTACTCCTTTGCATTTAGCTCAACCCTATGCTTCAACTTCAATGCAAAACTGA